In one Achromobacter spanius genomic region, the following are encoded:
- a CDS encoding DNA topoisomerase, which translates to MTKTLIIAEKPSVARDIAAALGGCRQAGNWLEGEQFVVSSGIGHLVQIADPDPGQPAGGFGGLPRIPDRFVLSPIPGTVDQLKLLGKLIARPDVISVVNACDAGREGELIFNLIYEFHKAQKPVYRMWIQSMTPAAIREAYKGLRPASAFARLGDAARSRSEADWLVGINGSRAVSALVEVLTDRRERNSLGRVQTPTLAIVVHQELAIRSFVPRPYWELHATFAVQAGEYVARWRGPSIDSGDSGDTTHRIWDKSAAEALHARCRAAEPSTVRDEFKAVTSAPPKLFDLTTLQREANKRFKFSAKKTLDLTQALYEKHKAVTYPRTDSNALPEDYVGKAASVMETLSVGAYGEHAGRIIANSWVRPDKRIFNNAKISDHFAIIPTGKLPEGLTEGEAKVFDLVVRRFLAAFHPPAVYAKTERTTVMAGHEFTATGRVLQEAGWMAVYGRDLDPEDDSTSLCPLVQGEGAANRGVKLVAQKTKPPARFNEATLLGAMETAGKLLEDDDLREAMRERGLGTPATRAAIIEVLLADHDRAKRPIEPYLRREGKEQHLVPTDKGIQLVQFLESNGLEELTSPRMTGDWESKLRLMERAQYDRSRFMTETAQFARRLVETLKARAAAAPATPKTRLAAPCPKCQAPLQAGTLQVSCSAECGFRQVRLVAGRELSDAELTVLYIDGKTGLLEGFVSKTKRLFSAKLKVNAEWRLEFEFEARGDANTGAGVTLGGTQKRYPCPLCRQPLRLRQSSKGAFWGCSAYPQCKHTQPDDGGKPGVRTATVTASMPVAEALQLSASREAPGGAAGAACPTCGSGKLVSRASSTSPRRFLGCSKFPKCRHFEWEKGHASN; encoded by the coding sequence ATGACGAAGACCCTCATAATCGCTGAGAAGCCCTCTGTCGCTCGCGATATCGCTGCGGCGCTTGGTGGGTGCCGTCAGGCCGGGAACTGGCTGGAAGGTGAGCAGTTTGTTGTCAGCTCTGGCATAGGGCACTTAGTTCAGATTGCCGACCCCGATCCTGGTCAGCCTGCTGGTGGGTTCGGTGGCCTTCCCCGCATTCCCGACCGATTTGTGCTGAGTCCTATCCCCGGAACGGTCGACCAGCTCAAGCTGCTCGGGAAGCTGATTGCACGCCCGGATGTGATCTCGGTGGTCAACGCTTGCGACGCGGGCCGTGAAGGTGAGCTGATCTTCAATCTGATTTATGAGTTTCACAAGGCGCAGAAGCCGGTGTATCGGATGTGGATTCAGTCCATGACTCCTGCGGCGATCCGCGAGGCCTACAAGGGGCTTCGGCCGGCCTCAGCCTTCGCCAGGTTGGGCGATGCGGCGCGCAGCCGGTCCGAGGCGGATTGGCTGGTTGGCATTAATGGTTCAAGAGCGGTATCTGCATTGGTTGAAGTGCTGACCGATCGACGCGAGCGGAATTCGCTGGGGCGAGTCCAGACGCCGACGCTCGCGATTGTTGTTCACCAGGAGCTTGCCATTCGCTCCTTTGTGCCGCGGCCATACTGGGAACTGCATGCGACTTTCGCCGTGCAGGCGGGCGAATATGTCGCGCGTTGGCGCGGTCCGTCTATCGACTCGGGGGACTCTGGCGACACGACTCACCGCATATGGGACAAATCCGCGGCCGAGGCCCTGCACGCACGATGCCGCGCTGCGGAGCCCTCCACGGTGCGAGATGAGTTCAAGGCAGTAACAAGCGCTCCGCCTAAGTTGTTCGACTTGACGACGCTTCAGCGTGAGGCCAACAAGCGGTTCAAATTCTCCGCCAAGAAAACGTTGGACTTGACCCAGGCCTTATACGAGAAGCACAAAGCTGTAACTTACCCGCGCACAGACTCCAATGCGCTTCCGGAGGACTATGTGGGGAAAGCTGCCTCAGTAATGGAGACGCTCTCTGTGGGTGCGTACGGCGAGCATGCTGGACGGATCATTGCCAATAGCTGGGTGCGCCCGGACAAGCGGATCTTCAACAATGCGAAGATCTCCGATCACTTCGCCATTATTCCAACTGGGAAGCTTCCGGAAGGCCTGACCGAAGGCGAAGCTAAGGTTTTCGACCTGGTCGTGCGACGGTTCCTGGCTGCCTTTCACCCGCCCGCGGTCTACGCTAAGACCGAGCGAACGACAGTCATGGCAGGGCACGAGTTCACGGCCACGGGCCGAGTGCTTCAAGAGGCTGGATGGATGGCGGTCTATGGGCGAGACCTTGATCCGGAGGACGATTCCACATCACTTTGCCCATTGGTGCAAGGCGAAGGCGCGGCGAATCGCGGCGTGAAGCTCGTGGCGCAGAAGACGAAGCCGCCCGCCCGGTTTAACGAAGCCACGTTGCTGGGGGCAATGGAGACCGCTGGAAAGTTGTTGGAGGACGATGATCTGAGAGAGGCGATGCGAGAGCGAGGGCTTGGAACGCCCGCCACTCGCGCGGCCATTATCGAAGTACTCCTAGCGGATCATGATCGTGCCAAACGACCGATTGAACCCTATTTGCGGCGGGAGGGAAAGGAGCAGCATCTCGTGCCCACCGACAAGGGCATTCAGCTTGTGCAGTTCTTGGAATCCAACGGACTTGAAGAATTGACTTCGCCCAGGATGACCGGGGATTGGGAAAGCAAACTGCGACTTATGGAGCGCGCCCAGTACGACCGATCGCGCTTCATGACCGAAACCGCTCAGTTTGCACGTCGCCTGGTTGAGACATTGAAGGCCAGGGCCGCGGCCGCCCCTGCGACGCCAAAGACCAGGCTTGCAGCGCCATGCCCAAAGTGTCAGGCGCCGCTGCAGGCGGGCACGCTACAAGTCTCGTGCAGCGCAGAATGTGGGTTTCGCCAGGTTAGATTGGTGGCAGGACGCGAACTTTCCGACGCAGAGCTGACTGTTCTGTACATCGATGGGAAAACGGGGCTGCTGGAAGGCTTCGTCAGCAAGACGAAGCGACTGTTCAGTGCCAAGCTCAAGGTAAATGCAGAGTGGCGTCTGGAGTTTGAATTCGAGGCCAGAGGTGACGCCAATACGGGCGCCGGTGTGACGCTCGGTGGTACGCAGAAGCGCTATCCGTGCCCGCTTTGCCGGCAACCGCTGCGCCTGCGGCAGAGCTCGAAGGGAGCCTTTTGGGGATGTTCAGCTTATCCGCAGTGCAAGCACACTCAGCCCGACGATGGCGGAAAGCCAGGCGTTCGCACGGCGACGGTCACGGCATCCATGCCGGTCGCGGAGGCGTTGCAGCTATCTGCCAGCCGTGAGGCGCCCGGTGGCGCTGCCGGAGCGGCGTGCCCGACTTGCGGCTCGGGAAAGCTCGTGAGCCGGGCTTCGAGCACGTCGCCCAGGCGCTTTCTAGGCTGCAGCAAGTTCCCTAAATGCCGTCATTTCGAATGGGAGAAAGGTCATGCGTCGAATTAG
- a CDS encoding single-stranded DNA-binding protein yields the protein MKLPKRANDPVHAVREFYEDQLFWSIEMAMRSEMGGNVLVNPVLKTVKVKGDDRQICELRVMCSEYKSDGNGGYVQDDSRTFPVQVTIWHEGTAKRVYEVVRVGAAVSVVGAAYVRPWINEQSGQAEAGMCMDAEKVTLGLQRIEAVQYRAKAQPEAPRATEAAPTAL from the coding sequence TTGAAGCTGCCGAAACGGGCGAACGACCCTGTCCACGCGGTAAGAGAGTTCTACGAGGATCAACTTTTTTGGAGCATTGAAATGGCTATGAGAAGCGAGATGGGCGGAAATGTTCTGGTGAATCCAGTGCTGAAGACCGTCAAGGTGAAGGGTGATGATCGCCAAATTTGCGAGCTCCGAGTGATGTGCTCGGAATACAAATCTGATGGCAATGGGGGGTACGTGCAGGACGACTCACGGACGTTTCCCGTCCAAGTGACCATCTGGCATGAGGGAACTGCAAAGCGGGTGTACGAGGTGGTGCGGGTTGGGGCAGCCGTCAGCGTGGTCGGGGCCGCATATGTGCGGCCATGGATCAACGAGCAAAGCGGTCAGGCAGAGGCCGGCATGTGCATGGACGCCGAGAAAGTCACCCTGGGCCTTCAGCGGATTGAAGCCGTGCAGTACCGCGCCAAGGCGCAGCCGGAAGCACCCCGAGCTACCGAGGCGGCGCCGACCGCTCTCTAA
- a CDS encoding PFL_4669 family integrating conjugative element protein, with amino-acid sequence MAPKKTAVDSSLSAFATADNSPFPDRYDLDGERRILGSLLNDDDPDPAHPLFGRLQLYYEREAEFTRMRQAHEARAGADPLVGSSEARQIKTLPSLVAESQDVMSLHTLEALRLFMGKAVEPGKPGAPIAGGKRVAAALRSLWSLSSNDNPYADWALVETKARIEEVRAYIKSEQGQLLLKLDEMRAKGLAYSVLQSREPAQMQLGFASPYGYMVALLIVEVDYFTRVLKSAQRRDLVSGRQGHALLQAVKHKCRSVFERVLYWQKYLMKDELVTLSRVDFVAGAEASAQQRVSAVKAIFGEVPKPVFMGEEAPRHTKRRLNLSAAELRLLDAVPLADAVATGVDKNLLT; translated from the coding sequence ATGGCACCGAAAAAAACGGCGGTTGATTCTTCCCTGTCCGCATTTGCGACGGCGGACAACTCCCCATTTCCCGATCGTTACGACCTCGACGGTGAGCGCCGCATACTGGGCTCCCTCCTCAACGACGATGACCCCGACCCGGCCCATCCTCTCTTCGGGCGCTTGCAACTCTACTACGAGCGCGAGGCCGAATTTACGCGTATGCGTCAGGCCCATGAAGCGCGTGCCGGCGCCGACCCCTTGGTTGGGAGTTCTGAGGCGCGCCAGATAAAGACGTTGCCGTCGCTGGTCGCCGAGAGCCAGGACGTTATGTCTCTTCACACGCTGGAGGCCCTTCGGCTGTTTATGGGAAAGGCGGTCGAGCCCGGCAAGCCCGGCGCTCCGATTGCGGGTGGAAAGCGTGTTGCGGCAGCACTTCGATCCCTTTGGTCGCTGTCGTCGAATGACAATCCCTATGCAGACTGGGCTCTGGTCGAAACGAAGGCCCGCATTGAGGAAGTGCGCGCATACATCAAATCCGAACAAGGGCAACTGCTGTTGAAGCTGGACGAGATGAGAGCCAAGGGCCTCGCGTACTCGGTTTTGCAGTCCCGGGAGCCCGCGCAAATGCAGCTCGGCTTCGCCTCGCCCTATGGCTATATGGTGGCGCTACTCATCGTGGAAGTCGACTACTTCACACGAGTGTTGAAGAGTGCTCAACGTCGCGACCTAGTTTCGGGACGCCAAGGTCATGCGCTACTGCAGGCCGTCAAGCACAAATGTCGGAGCGTCTTTGAACGCGTTCTGTACTGGCAGAAGTATCTGATGAAGGACGAGCTCGTCACCCTAAGTCGCGTCGACTTTGTCGCGGGAGCAGAAGCGTCAGCCCAGCAGCGCGTGAGCGCCGTGAAAGCCATATTCGGGGAGGTGCCCAAGCCGGTGTTCATGGGTGAGGAGGCTCCTCGCCATACGAAGCGCCGGCTAAATCTATCTGCTGCCGAATTGCGACTGTTGGATGCGGTGCCGCTAGCGGATGCAGTTGCTACAGGCGTCGACAAGAACCTTCTGACCTAG
- a CDS encoding ParB N-terminal domain-containing protein: MKPASKKVDLDQMIASRLSERSPDPAAIDSALTNVITLNVRDDCRLYERNPRTVRNEKYDEIKESIRTRGLDQMIAVTQRPGEKQYIPAKGGNTRLEILQELVAEGHMQFLHMDFVKVPYRSEAALLAAHMVENDQRSGLLFWDAARSTFDLKQEVERERGGPMSLRDFSEHLKAGEGIQASPALLSHYGFTMKHLADLACAASQLSRRDVQDRFIPARSRLATIAAKLGAEEALDQAWTLAIDHMRERYVATKSLDFAAFTARLDENFAQRISLTVDELQRAVQILQANPDAESASLVRDAKQHAPAPGSSLADTQASDGADESSGRDSANVATQMKLPPQHETSNASTSRRNGEHDTEAAGAQPSSKQPPADSRGSAERELWHALEELVTVSHLQGCLLSVDELPLRFMVEIPKDVGGDLGSLQEQALQGGDYAERYYAWWWLVLLSQQNTPAGLAALSLESDFKLHAESTDSWQDACDNLLGDPVYADGSYHVVRRMTDPDDATGLVYLRVIQAVRQFNQAFPERSKDSFWQSVGVPVELTGGAS, from the coding sequence ATGAAGCCCGCATCGAAGAAAGTAGACCTGGACCAAATGATCGCTTCGCGGCTGAGCGAAAGGTCGCCGGACCCTGCCGCAATCGACTCGGCGTTGACCAACGTGATTACCCTCAATGTCCGAGACGACTGCCGTCTGTACGAGCGCAACCCGCGGACGGTTCGCAATGAAAAGTACGACGAGATCAAGGAGTCGATCCGCACGCGCGGCCTCGATCAGATGATTGCTGTTACGCAGAGACCTGGCGAGAAGCAGTACATCCCGGCTAAGGGCGGCAACACCCGCTTGGAAATCCTGCAGGAACTGGTCGCCGAAGGCCATATGCAGTTCTTGCATATGGACTTCGTGAAGGTTCCGTACCGCAGCGAGGCAGCCCTTCTCGCGGCCCATATGGTGGAGAACGACCAACGCTCGGGCCTGCTGTTTTGGGACGCAGCGCGTTCGACCTTTGACCTGAAGCAGGAGGTGGAGCGCGAACGCGGCGGCCCGATGAGCTTGCGTGACTTTTCCGAACACCTCAAAGCAGGTGAAGGAATACAGGCGTCCCCTGCGCTTCTGAGCCACTATGGTTTCACCATGAAGCATCTGGCCGACCTGGCGTGCGCGGCCAGCCAGCTCTCCAGGCGCGATGTGCAGGACCGCTTCATACCGGCACGCAGTCGGCTGGCGACGATTGCGGCGAAGCTTGGTGCCGAGGAGGCTCTCGACCAGGCTTGGACGCTCGCGATCGATCACATGCGAGAGCGCTACGTCGCGACCAAGTCGCTGGACTTCGCGGCATTCACTGCTCGTCTTGACGAGAACTTCGCCCAGCGCATCAGTCTTACGGTGGACGAGCTCCAACGCGCGGTGCAGATCCTCCAGGCTAATCCGGACGCTGAATCCGCGAGCTTGGTGCGTGACGCGAAGCAGCATGCGCCAGCACCAGGCAGCTCCCTGGCAGACACGCAAGCCTCGGACGGTGCCGATGAAAGTTCAGGCCGTGATTCAGCGAACGTGGCCACGCAGATGAAGCTGCCTCCGCAGCATGAAACCTCCAATGCCTCAACCTCGCGGCGGAATGGTGAGCACGACACTGAAGCCGCCGGCGCGCAGCCGAGTTCGAAGCAGCCGCCCGCCGACAGTCGAGGCTCCGCCGAACGGGAACTCTGGCATGCGCTGGAGGAACTCGTGACGGTCAGCCATCTTCAAGGGTGCCTCCTGTCCGTTGACGAGCTGCCTTTGCGCTTCATGGTCGAGATACCCAAGGATGTTGGCGGCGACCTGGGCTCATTGCAAGAACAAGCTCTGCAGGGTGGGGACTACGCCGAACGTTATTACGCGTGGTGGTGGCTGGTCCTTCTGTCGCAACAAAACACGCCCGCAGGCCTCGCGGCTCTGTCCCTTGAGTCAGACTTCAAGCTCCACGCCGAAAGCACTGACTCCTGGCAGGATGCGTGCGACAACCTGTTGGGAGACCCGGTTTACGCAGACGGCTCCTACCACGTCGTGCGTCGAATGACGGACCCGGATGATGCCACTGGGCTTGTGTATCTCAGGGTGATCCAAGCCGTCCGACAGTTCAATCAAGCATTTCCTGAGCGTTCGAAGGACTCATTCTGGCAATCGGTGGGCGTGCCGGTGGAGTTGACTGGAGGCGCGTCATGA
- a CDS encoding ParA family protein has product MPHVIAVASTKGGVTKTTTCANLAGIFADFGMQVLLFDADEQNSLTKYYPIEQRAEHGLTRVITRGGLVTEDCISKTAIPGIDIVCSDAVAGNLQTWLKDREDRLLIMRRAVRRSAAVEKYHAIIIDTQGAAGELQKTAAMAADVILSPIKPDVLSAAEFADGTLRMMESLNSLSDFGADFRSGDLYVVISALERNNNARHVADQIRRSFLGHRQVKGILETVVPHAAAYTAATTARIPVHQYDRRRGDKSPWDVMHRLAWELFPALNGIYVDGQGQPSDAGA; this is encoded by the coding sequence ATGCCACACGTGATCGCTGTCGCGTCCACCAAAGGTGGAGTCACGAAGACCACAACCTGCGCAAATCTCGCAGGAATATTTGCCGATTTCGGCATGCAGGTGCTGTTGTTCGACGCGGACGAACAGAACAGCCTGACGAAGTACTACCCCATCGAACAGCGCGCTGAACACGGGCTGACGCGAGTTATTACGCGCGGTGGCCTCGTCACCGAAGACTGCATCAGCAAGACCGCGATTCCGGGAATCGACATCGTTTGCTCGGATGCTGTCGCGGGGAATCTGCAAACGTGGCTGAAGGATCGTGAAGATCGTCTGTTGATAATGCGCCGGGCAGTGAGGCGCTCAGCGGCCGTCGAGAAATACCACGCGATCATCATCGACACCCAGGGCGCGGCGGGCGAGCTGCAGAAGACGGCGGCGATGGCGGCGGACGTGATCCTGTCGCCGATCAAGCCTGACGTTCTGTCTGCGGCTGAATTTGCAGACGGCACGCTGCGCATGATGGAGTCTTTGAACAGTCTGTCCGACTTCGGCGCCGACTTCCGCAGTGGGGACCTATACGTCGTCATCAGCGCCCTGGAGCGTAACAACAACGCGCGTCACGTTGCGGATCAAATTCGCCGAAGCTTCCTCGGTCATCGGCAGGTGAAGGGCATTCTAGAGACGGTCGTTCCGCATGCAGCCGCCTATACCGCTGCGACGACTGCACGAATTCCGGTTCATCAATACGACCGTCGCAGGGGGGACAAGTCGCCCTGGGACGTCATGCACCGCTTGGCTTGGGAGCTCTTCCCCGCATTGAACGGCATCTACGTGGACGGTCAGGGCCAGCCTAGTGACGCGGGGGCTTGA
- the ispB gene encoding octaprenyl diphosphate synthase, whose protein sequence is MNLPALIAPIADDMKAVDAVIRDRLNSDVVLIRTIGDYIIGAGGKRMRPAMVLMVARALGYEGTHHQLLAAVVEFIHTATLLHDDVVDESDLRRGRETANAVFGNAASVLVGDYLYSRSFEMMVEADSMRIMSILSEATTVIAEGEVLQLLNVHDPDVSQERYLQVVRYKTAKLFEAAAQVGAVLAGATPEQEAAAAAYGRHVGTAFQLVDDVLDYSGDAAALGKNVGDDLREGKPTLPLIRVMEVGTPAQQQLIRDAIKTGDADFAAVAAAIQATDALEHARLAAVAEADRARDALSIYPVSPFLDSLLEFCAFAVNRDR, encoded by the coding sequence TTGAATCTCCCCGCGCTTATTGCCCCCATTGCAGACGACATGAAGGCTGTCGACGCGGTCATCCGCGATCGGCTGAATTCGGACGTGGTCCTGATCCGCACGATTGGCGACTACATCATTGGCGCGGGCGGCAAGCGCATGCGCCCGGCCATGGTGTTGATGGTGGCGCGAGCCCTGGGTTACGAAGGCACCCATCACCAACTGCTGGCCGCCGTGGTCGAATTCATCCACACCGCGACCTTGCTGCACGACGACGTGGTGGACGAGTCTGACCTGCGCCGTGGCCGCGAAACGGCCAACGCGGTCTTCGGCAACGCCGCCAGCGTGCTGGTTGGCGATTACCTGTATTCCCGCTCGTTTGAAATGATGGTCGAGGCCGACTCGATGCGCATCATGAGCATCCTGTCCGAGGCCACGACCGTGATCGCCGAAGGCGAGGTGCTGCAACTGCTGAACGTGCACGATCCCGACGTCTCGCAGGAACGCTACCTGCAAGTGGTGCGCTACAAAACCGCCAAGCTGTTCGAAGCCGCCGCCCAGGTGGGCGCCGTGCTGGCGGGCGCCACCCCCGAACAGGAAGCCGCCGCTGCCGCCTACGGCCGCCATGTGGGCACCGCGTTCCAACTGGTCGACGACGTGCTGGACTACAGCGGCGACGCAGCGGCCTTGGGCAAGAACGTGGGCGACGACTTGCGCGAAGGCAAGCCGACGCTGCCGCTGATCCGCGTGATGGAAGTGGGCACGCCGGCACAGCAACAGTTGATCCGCGACGCCATCAAAACCGGCGACGCGGATTTCGCCGCGGTGGCCGCCGCGATTCAAGCGACTGATGCGCTGGAACACGCCCGCCTGGCCGCCGTGGCCGAGGCGGATCGCGCTCGCGACGCGTTGTCGATTTACCCCGTTTCGCCTTTTCTGGATTCTCTGCTAGAATTCTGCGCTTTCGCGGTGAATAGAGATCGCTGA
- a CDS encoding fumarylacetoacetate hydrolase family protein yields the protein MDQENSLPVDLADALLVGRVWRPAPIDGPSVVVVRNGEVIDITAVAPTVSDLLDRPDRVALAKSAKGESLGDVRALMSATVQNQGGARLLAPCDLQPIKAAGVTFAISLLERMIEEEAGGDASRADDIRVRMQALIGSDLSRLQPGSDQAAKLKAELVERGQWSQYLEVGIGPDAEIFSKTPPMASVGFGAQIGVLPESQWNNPEPEIVLAVDSRGEIVGATLGNDVNLRDIEGRSALLLTKAKDNNGSCAIGPFIRLFDGDFDLDIVRQADVSLRIDGPDGFQLDGVSHMREISRDPQDLVRQAFGAHHQYPDGFMLFLGTMFSPSQDRHGPGTGFTHKLGDRVEIASARIGALVNELQLSTEIPPWTFGVRALYANLAKRGLLR from the coding sequence ATGGACCAAGAAAATTCACTGCCCGTCGATCTGGCGGATGCGCTGCTGGTGGGCCGTGTGTGGCGCCCGGCGCCCATCGACGGCCCCAGCGTGGTGGTGGTGCGCAACGGCGAAGTCATCGACATCACCGCCGTGGCCCCCACCGTTTCAGATCTGCTTGACCGGCCCGACCGCGTGGCGCTTGCAAAAAGCGCCAAGGGGGAATCGTTGGGCGACGTGCGTGCCCTGATGAGCGCCACCGTGCAAAACCAGGGCGGCGCGCGCCTCTTAGCCCCTTGCGATCTGCAGCCCATCAAGGCGGCCGGCGTCACCTTCGCCATCAGCCTGTTGGAACGGATGATCGAAGAAGAGGCAGGCGGCGACGCCAGCCGCGCTGACGACATCCGCGTGCGCATGCAGGCCTTGATTGGTTCGGATCTGTCGCGCTTGCAGCCGGGTTCGGACCAGGCGGCCAAGCTGAAAGCGGAATTGGTCGAACGCGGCCAGTGGTCGCAATACCTGGAAGTGGGCATCGGGCCCGACGCCGAAATCTTCTCCAAGACGCCGCCGATGGCCTCCGTGGGATTCGGCGCGCAGATCGGTGTGCTGCCCGAATCGCAATGGAACAACCCGGAACCCGAGATCGTGCTGGCGGTGGATAGCCGCGGCGAGATCGTGGGCGCCACGTTGGGCAATGACGTCAACCTGCGCGACATCGAAGGCCGCAGCGCCTTGCTGCTGACCAAGGCCAAGGACAACAACGGCTCTTGCGCCATCGGCCCGTTCATCCGCCTGTTCGACGGCGACTTCGATCTGGATATCGTGCGCCAGGCCGATGTGTCGCTGCGCATCGACGGCCCGGACGGCTTCCAACTGGATGGCGTGAGCCACATGCGCGAAATCAGCCGCGACCCGCAAGACCTGGTGCGCCAGGCCTTCGGCGCACACCACCAGTATCCCGACGGCTTCATGCTGTTTCTGGGCACGATGTTCTCGCCCAGCCAGGACCGCCACGGCCCCGGCACGGGGTTCACGCACAAGCTGGGTGATCGCGTGGAAATTGCCTCGGCCCGGATCGGGGCGCTGGTCAATGAATTGCAGTTGTCCACGGAGATCCCGCCCTGGACCTTTGGCGTGCGCGCCCTGTACGCCAATCTGGCCAAGCGCGGCCTGCTGCGCTAG
- a CDS encoding IclR family transcriptional regulator, protein MTTEYDVPAIRRTHDILRVLASRRTPVKAAELAQSCQLAKSTLYLLLDCLEQRRWIERKDGGYIIGIELMSLGFAYLRHDGLQAAFHEAASDFVTRCNEVVQLAALDGFDVVYIAREDARRPVRLVSELGMRLPAHACALGKALLASLEPDALAACVPDTLPRVTERTLATREALYEELERVRQTGLGQDQEEVATGLVCYAAYVGVTPLGKRVAVSTSIPTDRLDDAHRHAVMEGIRQVARHVALRVLPPV, encoded by the coding sequence ATGACCACGGAATACGATGTGCCCGCCATCCGGCGCACCCACGACATCCTGCGCGTGCTGGCCAGCCGCCGCACGCCCGTCAAGGCGGCCGAATTGGCGCAGTCCTGCCAGCTTGCCAAGAGCACGCTGTACCTGCTGCTGGACTGCCTGGAGCAGCGCCGCTGGATCGAACGCAAGGACGGCGGCTACATCATCGGCATTGAATTGATGTCCTTGGGCTTCGCCTATCTGCGCCACGATGGCTTGCAAGCGGCCTTCCACGAGGCGGCCAGCGACTTCGTGACCCGCTGCAACGAGGTCGTGCAACTGGCCGCGCTGGACGGGTTCGACGTGGTCTACATCGCCCGCGAAGACGCCCGGCGCCCGGTGCGGCTGGTGTCGGAACTGGGCATGCGCCTGCCCGCCCACGCCTGCGCGCTGGGCAAGGCGCTGCTGGCCAGTCTTGAACCCGACGCCCTGGCCGCGTGCGTGCCCGATACGCTGCCGCGCGTAACCGAGCGCACCCTGGCCACCCGCGAGGCGCTCTATGAAGAGCTGGAGCGGGTACGCCAGACGGGCTTGGGCCAGGATCAGGAAGAAGTGGCCACGGGCCTGGTCTGCTACGCCGCCTATGTGGGCGTGACGCCGCTGGGCAAGCGGGTGGCGGTCAGCACGTCCATCCCCACCGACCGGTTGGACGACGCCCACCGACACGCCGTGATGGAAGGCATCCGCCAGGTGGCCCGCCACGTCGCGCTGCGGGTGCTGCCCCCGGTCTGA
- the rplU gene encoding 50S ribosomal protein L21: MYAVVKTGGKQYRVAAGEKLKIEQIPADIGQEITLDQVLSVGEGDQLKVGTPLVSGAVVKATVLAQGRHDKVKIFKMRRRKHYQKRQGHRQNYTEIRIEAITA; the protein is encoded by the coding sequence ATGTACGCGGTCGTAAAAACCGGTGGCAAGCAGTATCGCGTTGCCGCTGGCGAAAAACTCAAGATAGAACAGATACCGGCAGACATTGGGCAAGAAATCACCCTGGACCAAGTGCTGTCCGTGGGCGAAGGCGACCAACTCAAAGTTGGCACGCCCCTCGTCTCCGGCGCTGTGGTCAAGGCAACGGTTCTTGCGCAAGGCCGCCACGACAAGGTCAAGATCTTCAAGATGCGCCGTCGCAAGCACTATCAGAAGCGTCAGGGCCACCGTCAGAACTACACCGAAATCCGCATCGAAGCCATCACGGCTTAA
- the rpmA gene encoding 50S ribosomal protein L27, translating to MAQKKGGGSTRNGRDSESKRLGVKTFGGELIPAGSIIVRQRGTRFHAGVNVGMGKDHTLYALIDGKVQFGFKGALNKQTVSIVAAE from the coding sequence ATGGCACAGAAAAAGGGCGGCGGCTCTACGCGAAACGGACGCGACTCAGAATCAAAGCGTCTGGGCGTCAAGACTTTCGGCGGTGAACTGATTCCCGCTGGTTCGATCATCGTGCGTCAGCGCGGTACTCGCTTCCACGCTGGCGTGAACGTCGGCATGGGCAAGGACCACACCCTGTACGCGCTGATCGACGGCAAGGTTCAATTCGGCTTCAAGGGCGCGTTGAACAAGCAGACCGTTTCGATCGTCGCTGCCGAGTAA